In Streptomyces canus, one DNA window encodes the following:
- a CDS encoding M48 family metallopeptidase — MRTAGEEIVASCPQCGVEIRTDRRFTTWCAACEWNVDPQGPGKEKRGLDRVRRGLAQRYGARLFDELRGEGGKGGGSGSGRTWSGPLAYALALAVHGLTVVLAAVGLWGLVRGWGGLGMAFGLFLLALAWSLRPRLNRLSDDDRVLLRGDAPELFALVDEVAAAQGTRGVDVVVVDVEANASVTQLGLRRRRLTLGLPLWEVLSPQERIALLGRELGHFTHGDTRHGMVVGTAFRSLSTWLYYVRPMPNPNVVQAVTNLACVPLRLLISAVMTLLDLLTARTSQRGEYLADGAAARTGSTEGAVGLMDRLMVTDSIVTTLQRETNSRRLRRTGGGGEQNADGLWEALVAHLDSVPESEFERRRRVGALRGHSVDASHPPTHLRRRLLLDGTPVPAAVTADAARTERIAGELAGVRATLAREVVRDGYGDQ, encoded by the coding sequence GTGCGTACCGCTGGAGAAGAGATCGTCGCGTCGTGCCCGCAGTGCGGGGTGGAGATCCGTACGGACAGACGGTTCACCACATGGTGTGCCGCCTGTGAGTGGAACGTGGACCCGCAGGGGCCCGGCAAGGAGAAGCGCGGGCTGGACCGGGTGCGCCGCGGGCTGGCGCAGCGGTATGGCGCGCGGCTGTTCGACGAGCTGAGGGGCGAGGGCGGGAAGGGCGGCGGGAGCGGGAGCGGGCGTACCTGGTCCGGTCCGCTCGCCTACGCGCTCGCGCTCGCCGTGCACGGTCTGACCGTCGTGCTGGCCGCGGTCGGCTTGTGGGGCCTGGTCCGTGGCTGGGGCGGGCTCGGTATGGCGTTCGGGCTGTTCCTGTTGGCGCTGGCCTGGTCGCTGCGGCCGCGGCTGAACCGGCTGTCGGATGACGACCGCGTCCTGCTGCGAGGCGATGCGCCCGAGCTGTTCGCGCTCGTCGACGAGGTCGCCGCCGCCCAGGGGACCCGGGGCGTGGACGTCGTCGTCGTGGACGTCGAGGCCAACGCGAGTGTGACCCAGCTCGGGCTGCGGCGCAGGCGCCTGACGCTGGGGCTGCCGCTGTGGGAGGTGCTGAGCCCGCAGGAGCGGATCGCGCTCCTGGGACGCGAGCTCGGTCACTTCACCCACGGCGACACCCGGCACGGCATGGTCGTGGGAACCGCCTTCAGGTCGCTGAGCACCTGGCTCTACTACGTCCGGCCGATGCCGAACCCGAACGTGGTCCAGGCCGTCACCAACCTGGCCTGCGTCCCGCTCCGCCTGCTGATCAGCGCCGTCATGACGCTGCTCGACCTGCTGACCGCGCGGACCTCCCAGCGCGGTGAGTATCTGGCCGACGGAGCGGCGGCCCGCACCGGGTCCACCGAGGGAGCGGTCGGTCTGATGGACCGCCTCATGGTCACCGACTCGATCGTCACCACCTTGCAGCGCGAGACCAACAGCCGCCGGCTGCGCCGGACGGGCGGGGGCGGCGAGCAGAACGCCGACGGCCTGTGGGAGGCGCTCGTCGCCCATCTGGACTCCGTCCCGGAGTCCGAGTTCGAACGCCGGCGCCGGGTCGGGGCGCTGCGCGGCCACAGCGTCGACGCGAGCCACCCGCCGACCCATCTGCGCCGCCGGCTCCTGCTGGACGGAACGCCGGTGCCCGCCGCGGTGACGGCGGACGCCGCCCGGACCGAGCGCATCGCCGGTGAGCTGGCGGGCGTACGCGCGACGCTGGCCCGCGAAGTCGTCAGGGACGGTTACGGAGACCAGTGA